GCGTTTCGGCAGACTGCGTTTCGGCAGACTGCGCGGCCGCATCCAGACAAGCCTGCCACAGCGTGTCTACGACAGGCGGAGGAGCGGTAAAGTCGCAGCGTTTTCCGGTAACCGGATGCGTAAAACGCAGCCGATACGCGTGCAGGCGGATTCCGCCGAGCGGATCGGAACGGCGCGCGCCGTATTTGACGTCGCCCTTAACCGGCATTCCTTCGGCCGCCAGCTGACATCGTATCTGATGCGTGCGGCCGGTCAGCAATCGTACCGTCACGAACGAATACCGTTCGCCCGTACCGGCGATTCGATACGCGAGTTCCGCTTTTTTGGCTTTTCGGGTGGTTTCCGCTACGATACGGGCTTTGCGCGCTTTCGGGTCGAATATCATATGACAGGAAAGCAGCGTTTCCGGCGACGGAGTACCGCTATGAACGGAATCGTCTCCGTTTTTTTTCAGTTCGGTAACGGCCAAATACGTTTTTTCCACCGAATCGCG
This sequence is a window from Treponema brennaborense DSM 12168. Protein-coding genes within it:
- a CDS encoding RluA family pseudouridine synthase produces the protein MSSARVLYADTDLAVVVKYAGEVCELPSAAAAHSADRPAAESPAAAEAPCLADVVRPEIEAALGSPVPFCGCVHRLDLPVSGLCVLALNRDCAALLSAQFANRDSVEKTYLAVTELKKNGDDSVHSGTPSPETLLSCHMIFDPKARKARIVAETTRKAKKAELAYRIAGTGERYSFVTVRLLTGRTHQIRCQLAAEGMPVKGDVKYGARRSDPLGGIRLHAYRLRFTHPVTGKRCDFTAPPPVVDTLWQACLDAAAQSAETQSAETQSAEALPACTQPACAQPAPKRRRQARGADE